CTCCCCGTCCGCGCCCCGCGCGGCGCCGGCCCGCGTGCGTCCGCTGCCCTGACCTGCCGGCCGCACGGCCTCCTGCCACTGACGCTGCGACTGCCGTAAGGCAGACACACGCACGCCCTGGCGAGGGCCCCCAGTACGCAACTCAATCAGACACCAAGGCCGCGCGGCAAAGCCCTGCGGCTGCCCGTTACTGTTCCGGAGACCGGTCGTGAGCAAGGACAAACTGATCATTTTCGACACCACCATGCGCGACGGCGAGCAAAGCCCCGGCGCCGCCATGAGCCGCGAGGACAAGCTGCGCATCGCACGCGCCCTGGAGCGGCTGAAGGTCGATGTCATCGAGGCTGGCTTCCCGGCCTCCAGCCCGGGCGATTTTGCCTCCGTGAAGGCGGTGGCCGAGATCGTCAAGGACTCGCGCGTGTGCGCCCTGGCGCGCACCGGCGATGCCGACATCGACCGCGCCGCGGAGGCCATCAAGCCGGCGGTGGCGCCGCGCATCCACACCTTCATCGCCACTTCTCCGCTGCACATGGAAAAGAAGCTGCGCATGACGCCCGACCAGGTGGTCGAGGCGGCGGTGCGGGCGGTCAAGCGGGCGCGCCAGTACACGGACGACGTGGAGTTCTCGGCCGAGGACGCCGGGCGTTCCGAGATGGAATTCCTGTGCCGCATCTTCGAGGCGGTGATCGACGCCGGCGCCACCACCATCAACGTGCCGGACACGGTCGGCTACAACCTGCCGCAGCAGTTCGGCGAGAAGTTCAGGTACCTGATCGAGAACATCCCCAATTCCGACAAGGCCATCTTCTCGGCCCACTGCCACAACGATCTGGGCCTGGCGGTGGCCAATTCGCTGGCCGCCGTGATGGCCGGCGCCAGGCAGGTGGAGTGCGCCGTCAACGGCCTTGGCGAGCGGGCCGGCAACGCCGCGCTGGAAGAGGTCGTCATGGCGGTGCGCACGCGCCAGGATCTGTTCCCCTGCGACGTGGGCGTCGACACCCGGCACCTGCTGGCCTGCTCGAAGCTGGTGGCGGCCATCACCGGCTTTCACGTGCAGCCGAACAAGGCCATCGTGGGTCTGAACGCCTTCGCGCACGAGTCCGGCATTCACCAGGACGGCGTGCTCAAGAGCCGCGAGACCTACGAGATCATGCGCGCGCAGGATGTCGGCTGGCAGGACAACCGCCTCACGCTGGGCAAGCTGTCCGGGCGCAATGCCTTCAAGCAGCGCATGAGCTCGCTCGGCTTCGAGTTCGCCAGCCAGGAAGAAATGGCCGAGGCCTTCCGGCGCTTCAAGGAGCTGGCCGACAAGAAGCGCGAGATCTTCGACGAGGACCTGATGGCGCTGGTCACGGACATGGACCTGAGCCAGGCCAACGAGCGCATCAAGCTGGTCGGCATGAAGGCCTGTGCCGAGATCGGCGAGACGCCGCAGGCCACCGTGTCGCTGGTCATCGACGGCGAGGAGCGCAGCGCCACCGCCGAGGGCGACGGTTCGGTGGACGCCACCTTCAAGGCCATCGAGGCGATCGTGAATTCCGGCGCGCAGCTGCAGCTGTACTCGGTGCAGAGCATCACCTCCGGCACCGACGCGCAGGGCGAGGTCAGCGTGCGCCTGGCTCGCGACGGCATGGCCGTGAACGGCTCGGGCTCGGACACCGACATCGTGATCGCGTCGGCCAAGGCCTACGTCAACTGCCTGAACCTGGTGCTGGCGGCGCGCGCGCACGCCGCGGCGGGGGTCTGAGAGGCGGCTATACAAGGGCCGGGCGCGCAACCGCCCGGCCCGCGCTTTACCCGGCGCCGCATCGATGCGAGATTTCCAGTGCCTGAATAATTCACGACCGTTCATGCACGGAGGAGAACGATGACGACCAAGCCCACCCAGCAGGTGCAACCATGAGCGGCCAACTGGACGGACGGGTGATCTGGATCACCGGCGCCGGGCGTGGCCTGGGCCGGGCCTATGCCGAGGGACTGGCGCGGGAAGGCGCCACCGTCGCGGTGAGCGACATCGCCAATGTCGAAGAGGCCGTCGCGGCCATCGAGGCCGCCGGTGGCAAGGCCGCCGGCTTTATCTGCGACGTGACCGACGAGGCCGCCGTGATGCGCTGCGCGGCCGACATCAAGGCGCAACTGGGCCCCATCGACGGGCTGGTCAACAACGCCGGCGCCTATCCGTTCGCACCCATCGAGCAGACCGACGGTGCCTTTCTGGAGCGGCTGTTCCGGCTCAATGTGTTCGGCACCTTTCATTGCATCCGCGCCGTCGTACCGGACATGAAGGCCCGCCGCCGCGGCAAGATCATCAACGTCACCTCGGCCACCTTCCATACCCCGCCGCCGATGTTGACCGCCTACGTGGCCACCAAGGGCGCGGTGATCGGCCTGACCCGCTCCCTGGCGCGCGAACTTGGCGAGTTCGACATCCAGGTCAACGTGATCGCACCGGGTCTCACCGAAACCCCCGGCGTGGCCGAGGCGTCGATCGGCGGCGACATGTGGACCGGCATCCTGGCCGCGCAGTGCCTGAAACGCCGCGAGCAGCCCGAAGACCTGGTCGGCACGGTGGTGTTCCTGTGCTCGCCGGCGAGCGATTTCATCACCGCCCAGACCATCAACTGCGACGGCGGCATGGGCGTGCACTGAGTCGAAGGTCCGGATGAGCCCGTCCCGGGCTCCCCGGACCAAGGAAACCGAAACGTGTGAGTTTCGGTTTCCTTCATCCTGGGCGCCCTGCCGGCGCCCAGGATGGCGGCACATCCCTGTGCCGCACCCGCTCTGCGGGTTACCGCCGGCCCGTCGAACATCATCCGCGAGGCAAGACTGCCCATGCCCACACCCGATCCTGCCACGCAGCTCGAAATGTACCGGCGCATGCTGCGCATCCGGCGTTTCGACGAGACAGTAAAAACCCTCTTCGACCGCGGCCGCATCCCCGGCTCGGTACACCTGTCGATCGGCCAGGAAGCCGAGGTCGTCGGCGCCTGCATGGCGCTGCGACGGGACGACACCATGGTCGGCAACCACCGCTCGCACGGCCACCCGATCGGCAAGGGCGCGGCGCTGGGTCCGCTGCTGGCGGAGATCCTGGGCAAGGCCACCGGCGTCAACGGCGGCAAGGGCGGCTCCATGCACCTGGCCGATTTTTCGGTCGGCAGCCTGGGCGAGAGCAGCATCGTCGGCAGCGGCCTGCCGGTGGCCGTTGGCGCCGCACTGGGGGCCAAAATGCAGGGCAGCGACCGCGTGTGTCTGTGCTTTTTCGGCGACGGCGCCTCGAACGAGGGCTATTTTCACGAGGCGCTGAACATGGCCAGCGCCTGGCAGGTGCCAGTGGTGTTCCTGTGCGAGAACAACGGCTACGGCGTGACCACGGCCTTTGGCCGCATCAGCCGGGTGCCGGACGTGGCAGCCCGCGCGGCGGCCTACGGCATCCCGGGCCAGATCGTCGACGGCCAGGACGCGCTGGCCGTCCATGCTGCCGTCGGGCAGGCCGTGCAACGCGCCCGCGACGGCGCCGGACCTAGCCTGATCGAGGCCAAGACCTACCGCTACCCGCACCACTCCGAAGGTCCGCTGTACGACGCCATCGCCTACCGCGACGCATCGGAACTGGCCGCCTGGCAGGCGCGCGATCCGCTGCCGCTGTTCGCCCGGCATCTCGAGGACACCGGCATCGCCGACGCGGCAACGCTGACCGGCATCGAGCAGGCCATCGCTGCCGAAGTCGCCGCGGCGCTCGAATTCGCCCAGCAGAGCCCCTGGCCGGATCCGGCCGAGGCCCACCGCGGCCTGTACCGCACACCGATCGCCGGTTTCGACCATGCGTGAGCTGACGTTTCTGGAAGCCATCCGCGAGGCGCAGGAACAGGAGATGGCGCGCGATCCGCGCGTGTTCATCCTGGGCGAGGACGTGTCCTTCAACGTCTACGGCAGCACCGGCGGTCTGGCCGACCGCTTCGGCCTGGAGCGGGTGCGCGACACGCCGATCAGCGAGTCCGGCTTCACCGGCGTCGCCATCGGCGCGGCGCTGGTCGGCATGCGGCCGATCGTGGATTTCACCATCGCGTCTTTCATGTACCTGGCCATGGACCAGCTGGTCAGCATGGCCGCCAAGACCGCCTACATGTACGGCGGGCAGGCGCACGTGCCGGCGGTGTTCCGGGCCGCGCTGTTCTACAACGGCGGCCTGGCGGCGCAGCACTCGGACCGCAACTACGCCATGTTCATGCAGGTACCGGGCCTGAAGATCGCCGTGCCGAGCTGCCCCTACGACGCCAAGGGCCTGCTCAAGACCGCCGTGCGCGACGACGATCCGGTGCTCATGTTCGAGGATGGCGCGCTGTGGGGCAGCCGCGGTGAGGTGCCGCAGGACGATTACCTGATTCCGTTCGGGCAGGCCGCCGTTCGCCGCGAGGGCAGCGATGTGACCGTCGTGGCCATCGGCTCGCGCGTGCGCGAGGCACTGACGGCCGCCGACACGCTGGCCCGCGAGGGCATCTCGCTGGAGGTGATCGACCCGCGCACGCTGGTGCCGCTGGATCGCCCGACGATCCTGGAATCGGTCGCTAAAACCGGCCGCGCGCTGGTAGTGGACGTGGGCCACAAAAGCTGCGGCGTGGCCGGCGAAATCCTTGCCACCATCGCCGAGGACGGCTTCTGGTCCCTGCGCGCGCCGCTGCGGCGCCTGACTGCGCCGGACATGCAGATACCGTTCTCGCCGGCACTGGAAAAAGGCTTCTACCCGGACGCGGCGCAGATCGTGGACGCCGCCCGGCGCCTGTTGCGGGAATGAGCTGCAGGAATAAACCGCCCGGCCGCTGCGCCGGCCCGGCCATCACTCGCGCGCCGTCGCGCGGGCATTGACCAGGCCGGGACCTGCGCCCGGCGCCAGACCCAGCGACTCCACCGCCACGCCCTGGGCGGCCAGTTCGGCCAACCAGGCGAGCACGCCGTCCGCCGGTGCATCGTTCAGCCACAGCTTGACGCTGCCGTCCGCGGCCGGCTCCAGCCTCGACAGATGCTCGCCCAGACCCGCCGCGCGCAGGCTGGCATCAAGGCGCACCGGCAGCGGACCGCCGGCATCCGCGCCCGCCGCCGCCGGTTGCCGGGCGCGCAGCGCCTGCACCTGCGGCGCCAGCTGTTGCAGCCAGGCAAGGTCGGCCCGCAGGCGGGCGTTGTCTGCGCGCAGGCGCTCGCGCGCCGCCTGCCACGGCGCCCACAGCAAGCCGTAACCGAGCAGCAGCGCCAGCACGGCCGCGGCCAGCAGCAGCAAACGCTGCTCGCGCGGCGCGAGCCGGCGCCAGCGCGCGGTCATTGCCGGCCAGCGACTCATGGCTCCTCCTGCGTCGCCACAGCGCTGGCGCCGGGCGCCGGGCGCAGTACCAGCCGCGTGCGCACCACGCCGCCTTCGGCCACGGCCATCGGCAGGTCGGCCTTTACCGCGCGCTCGGCCGCGAGGCGGGTTCGCAGGGCCTCCACCGCCGCCACGTCCGGCAGGCCGAATTCCAGCGTCAGGGCGCCGTCCCGGTAATCGAGCGCGGTCAGGATTTGCCCGGGCGGCAGCGCACGCGCTGCCACGGCGAGCAGCGGCAGCGCGCCGCCGCGGGCACCCCGATCCAGCAGTTTCAGGCGCCGCTCGGCCTGCGCCCGCAGGCTGACCGGGCGACCTTCTTCGGGAAACAGGCGCGTGAATTCCTCACCGATGGCGGTGCGCAGGGCGGCGTTCTGGCGGCCAAGGCGAGCCGTTTCGAGCAGCCCGCCGGCCAGCAGCAGCGCCAGCCACAGTCCGGCCAGCACCGCCGCCGGGCGCCACGGCCGCCACTGGCCGGGCGGCCGCGCGGGTGCGTAGGCGCCCTGCAGCAAGTCGGGACTGGCCGGCGTGGGGGCGAGGCAAAGCGCCTGCTCGGCGGGCACTTCAATGATCTGGGCGCCCAGCCCAGGCGGCGGCGGGGGGCCGCCCGGCGTTTGCAGCCAGCGCAGGCTCGGTGGTGCCAATGCCTCCAGCAGCGGCCCGATCTGCTGCGGGGCGCCGCACAGGCTGGCCTGGGCGCCCAGGCGTGCGGTCAGGTGATCGGGCTCGGCGAGCACGGTAAAGGCGTCGACCGGCAGCAGGGCCGCCAGCGGCGTGATGCCGGCGACCTTCAGCCCCGCTTCGCGCAGGCGGGCGAGCGCGGCATCGAGCTGCGCACGGCCGATCACGGCCAGCTCGGTCAGGCCGTCGGCGCGGCGCTTGCCGACCGCCACCTGCACGGCGTCCAGATCGCTCGCCAGCTGGTCTTCGAGCGCAAACATCGCCGCCCGGGCCAGCCGGGCGGCCGGCAGCCGCGGCAGGGTCTGCGCACTCACCCACACCTGCGGCGCGGCCAGCACGACGCCCACCGGCTCCCCGCCGGCGGCACTGGCGGCGGCCGCGGTATCGCCCTCACGCAGCGCGCCGCGCTCGAGCCACTGCCAGGCATCGGCGCCATCCCAGCGAAAATACTGCAGCGCCATCAGCCCCCCACCTGCTCGCGGCGACGGCGCACGCGCACCTGACCGTCCTGCACCTGCAGCAGGCTGTCGCGCTGCAGGAGCAGTTGGTCGAGCGTGACCTGCGCCCGCACCGTGAACCAGTCCGAACGCACCGTGAGCCCGCCGCCGTCCAGCAGCACGCCGCTGAGCGCCGGGTCGCTCAGGAAGGCATCGAGACTGGCAAACGGCGTGGCCGCGGCGCGTGCCGCAAGATCGCGTGCCTGGCCCAGGCGCAGACCCTCGGCCAGGGCCATCAGCAGCAGCGGCGGCGCGCTGTTGACGTTGATCCCCGCCTGCGCCGGCAGCGCACAGACCAGCGGCGCCAGCGCGGCGTAAGCCTCGGCGTCCATGGCCGGCAACAGGCGCAGCTCGGATACGTCGCCCAGCGGCGCATTGGCCGCGCGCATGGGCGGCCGGCGACGGCTGTAGGCATCGTCCTCGGCGCCGGCAAAGCGCGCGTTGGTGTCTTCGTCCAGCCAGTCGAGCAGCTGATCGGCGATGTCGGCCGACAGGTCCAGCAGCTCCAGCAGGCGCCGCAAGCGCTGTTCGGCCAGGTCCGTCTCACCGGCCGGCAGGGACAGAGTGTTCAGGTTGAAACAGCCCTGTGCGTCCTGGACTTGCGCCTGGCCCGGCAGGTCCAGCGGCCAGGGGAGATCGATGTGTACCGGTGACGGCGCCGCCGCATCCGACGGTCCTGGCCGCAGCCGGGCCATCGCCAGATACTCACTGACGGTCAGGTACTCACTGGCCTGCGCGCGGCGCAGGACGTTGCTGCTGCGGCGGATGGCAAATTCCTCGTTCGAGGCCACCGCCACCGCCACCACGGTGGCGATCGTCATCAGCAGCAGGGCGAGGATCAGCGCTACGCCGCGCTGGCGCTGTGGGGTTCGCATCATGCTTCCCCCGCGACCACGAACAGCCACTCGATCGGGCCAAACGGCCGGCCATCGAGCCTTACCGACACGGCCCGCTCAGTCCGACCCGTCTCGATGCCGACCGCGAAGTGCTGTACCTCGTCCAGCACGCGTTGCGAATTCGGCCGGCTGCCGGGAACGCGATCCAGCACCGGCCAGGCATCGCGGTACAGCACGCCGTTTCGTACCTGCCAGCGTACGCGCTGCAGCTGCGCGCGCGGCTGATCGAGCGGGTTGCTCCAGGCTCCCTGGGTGATCTCGAGGCTGCCGTCCGGCGCCCGGCGCAACGGCGGCTCCGGATCGCCCAGTTCGTCCCGCGCCGGGCGGGCCACCAGCGCCTGACAGTCGCGCTCCAGCAAGGAATAAGCCAGCTGCAGACGCCCGAGGGCTTCCGCCCGACCGGCGAGCCGGTCGCGGGCCGCCAACAACTGCGCCAAGCTGCCGTAGGCAAGCGTCGCCAGCACCGCGAACACCGCCAGCGCCACCACCAGTTCGAGCAGCGTGAAGCCGCGCGCCGTCCTCAAAGCGGCGGCTCCGGTACCGGCCCCGACGCCCCGTCGGACGCGGGCTGCTGCTGCGACCCGGACTCCGGCGCCGGCCCCGGATTCGACATCGGCAGCGGCTCCACCGTCGGCCTCGGCAGGAATCCGGTCAGGCGTGCGAGAACTTCATCCTCGCCGACCCGGTGCACCACCAGCTCGAGCCGCCGCAGCGCCTCCTGGTCGTGAGCCTGCACCGTGACCTGCAGTCGCTGCCCCGCCAGTGCCTGCTGCCGCTCGGCGTGATCGCCCGCCAGACCGTCCAGACGCAGGCGGCCGAGCGTGTTGTGCGCGGCCCAGGTGGCAAAGGTGCGCTCCTCGAGCCCTCGTTGCCGGCGCGCCGCGCCGCCGATCGCCGCCGTGGCGGCCGTGAGCGTGACCGCCACCACCACCAGCGCGATCAGCACCTCCAGCAGCGTGAAGCCGCGCATCGGCCCGTGCATCAGCCGGCGACCCCGGGCGCGGTCACGGCAATTTCCCCGTCGGCCTGCGCACACACCTGCCAGACGCGCTGCTCGCGGCTCTCGACGGCGACGCAAAACGGCGTCGCCTCGCCGCTCGACAGCAGAAAGACCTGCGGTCGGTCGACGCCGTCCAGACTGCCGGCCAGCGCCACCGGGTAGCCGTCGACGCGCAGCGTCAGCTGCTGGCCGGCGCCGAGCCGGCGCGCGCGCAGCGGCTGGCGACCGGTCAGGGGCCGCCAGGTCTTGCCCGACAACTGCATGAAGTCGTAGCCGTCCCCGGCCAGGCGCAGGCCGAATTCGCGCCCGTCCAGCACTGCCTCGTCATGCGCCAGGCGCAGCGCCGCCGCCAGCGTACGGGCGTCCTGCTCCAGCCGCGCCGCGGCGCCGCCATCGCCCAGCGACAGGCGTGCGAAGGACAGGATCACACCGATCAGCGCCAGCACGACCACCAGTTCGAGCAGGGTGAAGGCATGCTGACGGTGCATGGATTCCGGCTCAGGGCTGCGCCCAGTTGCCAAGATCGGCATTCACGCCCTCGCCGCCTTCCTGGCCGTCGGCGCCGTAGCTCCAGATGTCGATCTCGCCGTGCAGGCCGGGGTTCAGGTACTGGTAGTCGCGGCCCCACGGGTCCTGCGGCATGCGATCCAGATACCCGCCGGCCTTCCAGTTGGGCGCCGGCGGCTCGCCGGAGGGCTTCTCGACCAGCGCCTTGAGGCCCTGGTCGGTGCCCGGATACACGTGGTTGTCCAGGCGGTACAGGTTCAGCGCCGCCTCGACGGCCTGGATGTCCTGGCGGGCCTTGATGACCCGCGCCTCGTCCGGGCGGCCCATGATCTTGGGCACCACCAATGCCGCCAGGATGCCCAGGATGACCACCACCACCATCACCTCGATGAGGGTAAAACCGCTCTCGCTCGATCGGTAAGCACGCATCACTTCACCAGTTGGTTGAGTTCGAAAATGGGCATCAGGATGGCCAGCACGATCACCAGCACAGCGCCGCCCATGGACAGGATCAGCGCCGGCTCGAACACGCCCAGCAGCACCGCCACGGTGTTCTGCAAGGCGCGCTCCTGCAGCGTGGCGGCGCGTTCGAGCATCGCCCCCAGTTCGCCGCCGGCCTCGCCGCTGGCGATCAGGCGCAGGCTCATGGCCGGCAGCAGGCGCTCGCGGCGCAGCGCCTGATTCAGCGCCGCGCCCTCGCGCACGCGCTCGGCCGCGGCCTCGAAGCCGGCGCGCAGGTGCCGGTTGCCGACCACCCGCGCCGCCACGCGCAGCGCATCGACCAGATTCACGCCGGCACCGACCAGCGTGCCCAGCGTGCCGGTGAAGCGCGCCTCGTCCAGACCCTTCATGAGCCGCCCGAGCAGCGGCAGGCGCAGCACACCGGCTGCAAACCGCAGCCGCAGCGCGGGCACGCGCAGCAGCAGTCGCATGCCGATCAACGCCGCCGCCAGCACCACCAGCAGCGCCGGCCCCCAGGTGCGCAGGAAGCCGCTGACCGCGATCATCGCGCGCGTGATCCACGGCAGCGCCTGGCCCATGCGGTCGAACACCTGCACGATTTCCGGCACGACGTAGGTCAGCAGGCCGATCACGACGGCGATCGACACCACCGTCAGCGTGGCCGGGTAGAACAGCGCCAGCATCACCCGCTGCTGCAGGGCCTGGCGCTGTTCCATGAAATCGGCCAGGCGATCCATGACCGGCCCCATGCGCCCGGCCGCCTCGCCGGCGCTGACCGCCGCGCGGTAATACTCGGCAAAGCTGTGCGGGTGCTCGGCCAGCGCGGCATTCAGGGAATGACCCTCCAGCACGCGGCTGCGCACGGCGGTCAGCACACGCTTCAGGCGCGGCGCCTCGGCCTGTTCGGCCACGCTGCGCAGGGTCTCTTCCAGCGGCAGGCCGCTGTCGACCATCACCGCCAGCTGGCGCGTCAGCAGCGCCAGTTCCTGGCCGTTCAGGTGCTCGCGGCGCAGCGAAAAGCCGGCCCCGGCGCGGCTGGCCCGCACCTCGGTCAGGTCCAGCGGCAGCAGACCCTGGCGGCGCAGCTCGGCACGCGCCAGGCGGGCCGAGTCGGCCTCGATCAGGCCGCGTGCATTGGCGCCGTCCGGACGCGCCGCGGTGTATTGATAGGCGGCCATGGTCACTGCATCTGCGTGACGCGCAGCAACTCGTCGAGACTGGTATCGCCGGCCAGCAGGCGGCGGCGGCCATCGTCGAACAGGCTGGGCGTGTGGCGCCGGGCGTGTTCTTCGAGCGCCGCCTCGGCGGCGCCGTCATGGATCAGCCCGCGCAGGGTCTCGTCCACCAGCACCAGGTCGTATACGCCGCTGCGGCCGCGGTAGCCGCTGTCCAGGCACTGCGCACAGCCGACGGCGGCGTGCAGGGTCGGTGGCGCCGCCGCATCGAGACCCAACAACGCGCACTCGCTGGCAGTGGCGGTATAGGCCCGCTTGCAGTGCGGGCACAGCTTGCGCACCAGGCGCTGGGCGATCACGCCGATCAGGCTGGAGGCCAGCAAAAACGGCTCGATACCCATGTCGCGCAGACGCGTGACGGCGCCGGCGGCCGTGTTGGTGTGCAGCGTGGACAGCACCAGATGGCCAGTCAGACTGGCCTGCACGGCGATTTGCGCCGTCTCCAGGTCGCGGATCTCGCCGACCATCACCACGTCCGGGTCCTGACGCAGGATGGCGCGCAGGCCGCGGGCGAAGCTCATGTCGATGCGCGGGTTGACTGGCACCTGGCCGATGCCGTCCAGGTAGTACTCGACCGGATCCTCGACGGTCAGGATGTTGCGCGAGCGGTCGTTCAGGCGCGTCAGCATGGCGTACAGGGACGTCGTCTTGCCCGAGCCGGTGGGGCCGGTCACCAGCAGGATGCCGTGCGGGCGGTGGATCAGCCCGTCCACCAGGCCGAGCAGGCTGTCCGGCAGACCCAGATGGGTCAGGTCCAGCCGCCCGGCCTGCTTGTCCAGCAGGCGCAGCACCACCCGCTCGCCGTGCGCCGAGGGGATGGTCGATACCCGCACGTCGACCGCGTGACCGGCCACGCGCAGCGAGATGCGGCCATCCTGCGGCAGACGCTTTTCGGCAATGTCCAGGCGCGCCATGACCTTGACGCGCGAGATGACCAGACTGGCCAGCGCCGGCTGCGGGCGCAGCACCTCGCGCAGCACGCCGTCGACCCGGAAGCGCACCACCAGGTGCTGCTCGAACGGCTCGATGTGGATGTCGGAAGCGCCCTCGCGGATGGCCTCGGCCAGCAGGGCGTTCAGCAGGCGGATGATCGGCGCGTCGTCGGCACTGTCGAGCAGATCCTGCGGTTGACTCAGCGCCTGCGCCAGGTCGTCCAGGTTCGCGCCGTCGCCGATGTCGTCGATCACCTGCGCGCTGGCGCGGCCGCCGTCCTCGTAGGCGCGGCGCAGCGCCGCCTCGAAGGCGTCGGCCGTGACCGCCTGCAGCCGCAGCGGACGCTGCAGCAAGCGCCGCACCTCGGCCAGCGTGTGCGCCTGCAGGCCGGGGCGGTGCAGCAGCGTGACCGCGTCCGGCCCACCGTCGTCGACCAGCACGCCGTGCCGGTTGGCGTAGGCGAACGGCAACCCGGGGACCGCCGGCGCGTCAGGGGGCGGCAGCGGCGGCGCCTTGGGCTCCACGCAGTACCTCCTCCAGCGCCGGCAGCATCGGCGCTGCACCCGGCGCCAGCTGTTCCCGGTCCTGGGCATCCAGCCGCTGCAGGCGCCGCAGGGCGTCGTACTTGTCGCCGGTGACGCGGGCGGTCACCTGGGCATCGCGCAGCACCTGCGGGCGGATGAACACCATCAGGTTGGTCTTGCCGCCGGTGGTCGAGCTGTAGCGGAACATGCGCCCGATCAGCGGAATGGAGCCCAGCACCGGCACCTGCGATTCGCTGCGCCGCAGGCTGCTGTCCATCAGGCCACCGAGCACCACCATCTGCTGGTCCTGCACCACCGCCGTGGTGGTGATGGCGCGCTTGTTGGTGATGATGTCCGAGCCGACCGTGGCATCGCTGATGGACGACACCTCCTGCGCAATCTCCAGCCGCACGGTGCCATCCTGGTTGATCTGCGGCTTGACCTTGAGCTTCAGGCCGATGTCCTCGCGCTGGATGGTCTGGAACGGCGCGTTGTCCACATTGGCCGGCGTGCTGTAGGAACCGGTGATGAACGGCACGTTCTGGCCGACGATGATCTCGGCCTCGTGGTTGTCGAGCGTCACCAGCGAGGGCGTGGACAGCACATTGCTGCCGGTATCGGCCT
This Immundisolibacter cernigliae DNA region includes the following protein-coding sequences:
- the gspH gene encoding type II secretion system minor pseudopilin GspH, which encodes MHRQHAFTLLELVVVLALIGVILSFARLSLGDGGAAARLEQDARTLAAALRLAHDEAVLDGREFGLRLAGDGYDFMQLSGKTWRPLTGRQPLRARRLGAGQQLTLRVDGYPVALAGSLDGVDRPQVFLLSSGEATPFCVAVESREQRVWQVCAQADGEIAVTAPGVAG
- the gspG gene encoding type II secretion system major pseudopilin GspG codes for the protein MRAYRSSESGFTLIEVMVVVVILGILAALVVPKIMGRPDEARVIKARQDIQAVEAALNLYRLDNHVYPGTDQGLKALVEKPSGEPPAPNWKAGGYLDRMPQDPWGRDYQYLNPGLHGEIDIWSYGADGQEGGEGVNADLGNWAQP
- the gspF gene encoding type II secretion system inner membrane protein GspF, producing MAAYQYTAARPDGANARGLIEADSARLARAELRRQGLLPLDLTEVRASRAGAGFSLRREHLNGQELALLTRQLAVMVDSGLPLEETLRSVAEQAEAPRLKRVLTAVRSRVLEGHSLNAALAEHPHSFAEYYRAAVSAGEAAGRMGPVMDRLADFMEQRQALQQRVMLALFYPATLTVVSIAVVIGLLTYVVPEIVQVFDRMGQALPWITRAMIAVSGFLRTWGPALLVVLAAALIGMRLLLRVPALRLRFAAGVLRLPLLGRLMKGLDEARFTGTLGTLVGAGVNLVDALRVAARVVGNRHLRAGFEAAAERVREGAALNQALRRERLLPAMSLRLIASGEAGGELGAMLERAATLQERALQNTVAVLLGVFEPALILSMGGAVLVIVLAILMPIFELNQLVK
- the gspE gene encoding type II secretion system ATPase GspE codes for the protein MEPKAPPLPPPDAPAVPGLPFAYANRHGVLVDDGGPDAVTLLHRPGLQAHTLAEVRRLLQRPLRLQAVTADAFEAALRRAYEDGGRASAQVIDDIGDGANLDDLAQALSQPQDLLDSADDAPIIRLLNALLAEAIREGASDIHIEPFEQHLVVRFRVDGVLREVLRPQPALASLVISRVKVMARLDIAEKRLPQDGRISLRVAGHAVDVRVSTIPSAHGERVVLRLLDKQAGRLDLTHLGLPDSLLGLVDGLIHRPHGILLVTGPTGSGKTTSLYAMLTRLNDRSRNILTVEDPVEYYLDGIGQVPVNPRIDMSFARGLRAILRQDPDVVMVGEIRDLETAQIAVQASLTGHLVLSTLHTNTAAGAVTRLRDMGIEPFLLASSLIGVIAQRLVRKLCPHCKRAYTATASECALLGLDAAAPPTLHAAVGCAQCLDSGYRGRSGVYDLVLVDETLRGLIHDGAAEAALEEHARRHTPSLFDDGRRRLLAGDTSLDELLRVTQMQ